One Caenibius sp. WL genomic window, GGGACGCAGAACCCCGTCGCGCTGGATGTGCGACGTATCAGCGGCCCTGCTGTCCGTCCGGCCCGCACCGATGATGAAATCGCGCAGCGGGCAACGGCAATCCTTTCGCAGATGGCACCCTACTGGCTCAACTATTTCAACCAGTACACTTATGGGGCCCAACCGAACCAGATAAAGCAAGCTAGGGTTCGCCCCGGTGGGCGGGGTATGTCGTCCGGGGGATATTTCAATCTGGCGGTCGATCAAGCGCTGCTCATAACGTTGGATGCCGTAAGTGCGAAATCGCTGGGGATTCAGATAACCGATCCGTGGGGCGTCGCATACGAATACACGAATCGCACCAGCAGCCTGAACAACACGCAGGCCAAGCCGAATGCCGATGGAACATATACTTTCGTCGTCTCGCAGCGCGATCCCGGCGTCTATAACTGGCTTGATCCCGAAGGCCATGCTGCGGGGCTGATGGCGATCCGCTGGCAGGCCATGTCTGGCGGCGGGACGCCAGGCAATGCGGTGCGTAGCGCTCAGGTGGTGCCGCTGGCGCGGCTGAAGCAGGTGCTGCCCAAGGGGACGCAATTCGTTACCCCCGCGCAGCGCAAGGCGCAGCAGGCGGAGCGGGCCGCCCATTATGCGCGGCGGCTGGGGCAGTAGGCTGGTGACTTTGTTCGAACCGGTTGCACTGGGTGCCATCATGCTGCGCAATCGCATCGTGATGGCGCCGATGACCCGAAGCCGCGCCGACGAGGATGAAGCGGCCACTGCGCTGATGCGGGACTATTACCGCCAGCGCGCTTCGGCTGGCCTTATCATCAGCGAAGGCACGCATCCCAGCCCGCATGGGAAAGGTTACATCCGTACACCGGGCATTTATGATGCGCGGCAGATTGCGGCCTGGCGTGAGGTTACGGATGCCGTCCATGCGGAGGGGGGAAGCATCGTCCTCCAGATCATGCATGTCGGCCGGATCGCCAGCCATCTGAACAAACGGGCGGACGCGGAAACGGTGGGGCCGTCACCAATCCGCGCGCGGGGCCAGATCGTCACCGCCGCGGGCATGGCCGATTTCGATCAGCCGCGCGAACTGCTGCTTGCGGAAATTCCGGGCGTGATCGAGGAATTCGCCGCGGCATCGCGCAACGCGATTACAGCAGGCTTCGATGGGGTGGAACTGCATTGCACCAGCGGTTACCTGCCCGCGCAGTTCCTCTCTTCCGGCACCAATCTGCGCCAGGATCGCTATGGCGGCGGGCCCCAGGCGCGTATCCGCTTCATCGTGGAAACGCTGGAGGCGATGTGCGGTGCGGTGGGTGCGGACAGAGTGGGTTTCCGAATCTGCCCAGGCAATCCCTTCAACGATATCCATGATGACGCTCCGGTGGAGACATATGGCTGCCTGCTGGCCGCCGCTGCACCGCTCGGCCTTGCTTATCTGCACCTGATCGATGTCCCCAATCCGCAGGTCGACAGCCTTGCGCTCGCGCGGAAGGCATGGACGGGCAATCTCATACTGAACGAAGGTATGACCCGTCCACGGGCCGAACGGTTGCTGCGGGATGGGGTGGCCGCAGCCTTCTCCTTCGGGCGGCCGTTCATCGCGAATCCCGATCTGGTGCACCGGATGCGGCACGATCTGCCACTAGCGGATTTCGATCCCGCAACGCTCTACACGCCGGGGCCCGAAGGCTACACCGACTATGCGGCGTTGGAATAGGCGTCCGGTCTAGTCCGAACGGCTGCGCAGATAGGCGATCAGGTCCGCCCGGTCGAGCGGATCGGCCATGCCACCGAACTGCATGGTGGTGCCGGGGACGACTTTCTGTGGGTTTTCCATCCACGCATCCAGCGTCTGGGCATCCCACCGGCGGCCGGTATCGCGCAGCGCGGCGGTATAACCGAAGCGGGCACTGTTCCGGCCAAACTCTTGCCCGAAGATACCATGGAGATTGGGACCGCCGGTGTCGGGGGCGCCTTTGCTGATCGTGTGGCATCCCGCGCATTGGCGGAACTTCCGCGCCCCTACGCTGGCGTCGGCCACTTTCAGCAAGGCCTGGAGCGTTGGACGGGGCCCCGCTGCGCGCAGGCGTTCCTCCCGCCGGTCGTCCGCGCAGCCGGTCAACGCCAGCAGTAACAGCAGGGATACGGCAATGCGGACGGACAAGACGAAACTCCTTGACGCGCGCCATTGCCAGCCCAAGCACGATGACGATAGCGGACCGATTGTCCCACCATCTCTCTACGTCTGCCTTATTGGTCCAACCCTCCGGCGAGGTGGCCTTATGGCCATCATTCGTGTCGAAGGCTCGCCACAATAGGTTCGAGAAGCTGGATCGTCCCGGCATCGGCGTCCATCCGCACCAGCGCACCCACCGGCAGGCTGAGCTGGTCGCGGATATGGCCGATATTCGCGTCGGCAAAGACGGGAACGCCAAGCGGGGCGAGATACTGGTCGAGAATCTGCGGCATAGTGAAACCCGCATAATCGGGCAGGCCGATAGTGCAACGCGAACACCGGCCGAAAATCACCCCGGCGACTTTCCCCAGCACGCCTGCCAGCGCAAGCTGATTGAGCATGCGGTCGATGCGATATTCCGCTTCGCCCACATCTTCGAGAAACAGGATCGCGCCATCGAAATCGGGAAGCCACGGGGTGCCCATCAGCGTGGAGAGGACCGTGAGATTGCCGCCCAGCAAGCGGCCGCTGGCTTCGCCCGGGCGGATCGTGGTGATGCGGGCTGCTGGCGTCGTATCGTCCCCCGCCATACCGCCGAGCAGAGGCGTTTCCCCACTGAAAGCAAGGCGCCAAAAGCTGTTCCAGCTGGTCACATCCCAGTGATTGGCGGCGTTGGGCGCGTGGATCGTGGCAAAACCGGCCCGCGCCGCGAAAGCGAGGTGAAGCGCCGTCACATCGCTGAAACCGACAAGCAGCTTGGGATTGGCCCGGATCAGACCCCAGTCGAGCAGAGGCAACAGCCGCGCGCTGCCCCATCCGCCGCGCAGGGTAAAAATTGCGCGCACCGTCCGGTCGGCGAACATGGCGTGAATGTCGGCCGCCCGATCCTTGTCGGTGCCTGCCAGATAACCGAACGTATCTGCAGCATGCTGGCCGAATTTGGGCACCAGTCCCATGCCCCGGATGGTGTCCTGCACCGCTTCGAGGTGGAGCGGTTCGCTATCGGGGCTGGCCGGGGCGATCAGGCCGACGGTATCGCCGGGGCGAAGCCGGGGTGGCTTGGTTGCTGGGCGGGCCGCCGCCGGGACGGAAAGCAGGGCTGAGCCGAGAAGGCCACCGATGCCGCCAAGGGTCGAACGCCGATCGAGCATGAAAGGGCCTATAAGGCGTTACGGGCGTTTTCGCCTAGAATGATTTCGAGGCAGGGGGAGTTTACCTGCTGACCCGAAATTGCGGTAAGCAAAGATGACCTTGAGTGCTTGCCAGCAGCCTTCAGCCTCGTAGCGCCAGGATCGCGGTGAGCGCGTCCGGCAGCTCGCTGCTGTCCCGGCAAAACAGGCCGGGGGCGAATTCCAGAT contains:
- a CDS encoding alkene reductase; this translates as MTLFEPVALGAIMLRNRIVMAPMTRSRADEDEAATALMRDYYRQRASAGLIISEGTHPSPHGKGYIRTPGIYDARQIAAWREVTDAVHAEGGSIVLQIMHVGRIASHLNKRADAETVGPSPIRARGQIVTAAGMADFDQPRELLLAEIPGVIEEFAAASRNAITAGFDGVELHCTSGYLPAQFLSSGTNLRQDRYGGGPQARIRFIVETLEAMCGAVGADRVGFRICPGNPFNDIHDDAPVETYGCLLAAAAPLGLAYLHLIDVPNPQVDSLALARKAWTGNLILNEGMTRPRAERLLRDGVAAAFSFGRPFIANPDLVHRMRHDLPLADFDPATLYTPGPEGYTDYAALE
- a CDS encoding c-type cytochrome, which gives rise to MSVRIAVSLLLLLALTGCADDRREERLRAAGPRPTLQALLKVADASVGARKFRQCAGCHTISKGAPDTGGPNLHGIFGQEFGRNSARFGYTAALRDTGRRWDAQTLDAWMENPQKVVPGTTMQFGGMADPLDRADLIAYLRSRSD
- a CDS encoding LD-carboxypeptidase; this encodes MLDRRSTLGGIGGLLGSALLSVPAAARPATKPPRLRPGDTVGLIAPASPDSEPLHLEAVQDTIRGMGLVPKFGQHAADTFGYLAGTDKDRAADIHAMFADRTVRAIFTLRGGWGSARLLPLLDWGLIRANPKLLVGFSDVTALHLAFAARAGFATIHAPNAANHWDVTSWNSFWRLAFSGETPLLGGMAGDDTTPAARITTIRPGEASGRLLGGNLTVLSTLMGTPWLPDFDGAILFLEDVGEAEYRIDRMLNQLALAGVLGKVAGVIFGRCSRCTIGLPDYAGFTMPQILDQYLAPLGVPVFADANIGHIRDQLSLPVGALVRMDADAGTIQLLEPIVASLRHE